In Tolypothrix sp. NIES-4075, the following proteins share a genomic window:
- a CDS encoding Npun_F5560 family protein, translating into MSQADTSTIQTLSTEASQLRQELLLRDQLVQQLSQELFRLVKGNTNFMPQRSETEPDLSQLQALREQLQAVEEQVTFYQEQITTRDAEIYQLRQTVQELSDRSRMLEQVVQELPQIYRRKFEERMSPVREKVATLQRENRQLQAELQSVSYRLALKTRTTSHSGIDLPNFSPPVSDQPNISTLGLNLDKNGQPST; encoded by the coding sequence GTGAGCCAAGCTGACACCTCCACCATCCAAACTCTTTCTACCGAAGCATCGCAACTGCGCCAAGAGTTGCTTCTTCGCGATCAATTAGTGCAACAGTTATCTCAAGAACTCTTTCGGCTAGTTAAGGGCAATACTAATTTTATGCCCCAACGGTCGGAGACTGAACCAGATTTGAGTCAGTTGCAAGCATTGCGAGAACAACTCCAAGCCGTTGAGGAGCAAGTGACATTTTACCAAGAGCAGATTACGACTCGTGATGCCGAGATTTATCAATTACGGCAGACAGTACAAGAATTAAGCGATCGCAGTCGGATGTTGGAACAAGTAGTACAAGAGTTACCGCAAATTTACCGACGTAAGTTTGAGGAACGCATGTCTCCAGTCAGAGAAAAAGTCGCAACCCTACAACGGGAAAATCGCCAATTGCAAGCAGAATTGCAAAGCGTCAGCTATCGGTTAGCACTCAAAACCCGCACCACTAGTCACAGCGGTATTGATTTGCCTAATTTTTCTCCTCCGGTATCCGATCAACCAAATATTTCTACCCTTGGGCTAAACCTGGACAAAAATGGACAGCCTTCTACATAG
- a CDS encoding STAS domain-containing protein, giving the protein MIAQECQVILFKPQGSIDREGGKALSEQMATVKPQRDQLWVIDLAEVDLMDSSGLVPLVKGLKIARQSGCRLVICNCSASVRLILELTQLDSVFEIFDTYQDIFTIVKDNSLVVSG; this is encoded by the coding sequence ATGATCGCACAAGAATGTCAAGTGATTTTGTTCAAACCCCAAGGAAGCATAGACAGAGAAGGTGGTAAGGCTTTAAGCGAACAAATGGCTACTGTGAAACCTCAGCGCGATCAACTCTGGGTTATTGATTTAGCTGAAGTGGATTTAATGGATAGTTCTGGCTTGGTTCCCTTAGTAAAAGGACTAAAAATAGCCCGACAAAGCGGTTGTCGCTTGGTTATTTGCAATTGTTCGGCTTCTGTGCGGTTAATTTTGGAACTTACCCAACTAGACTCTGTTTTTGAAATTTTTGATACTTACCAAGATATATTCACCATTGTCAAGGATAACAGTTTGGTAGTATCAGGCTGA